One window of the Alphaproteobacteria bacterium genome contains the following:
- a CDS encoding DMT family transporter, whose translation MTSLTSLRSIPQPAVAALYMLGATILFSIMVASVRHVSSEVASFEVVFFRNLLGIVVIGPIVARRGLGFLRTTQLKLFGWRAAFGLGSMFMWFYAITVTPIAEAVALSFTSPLFVTVVAVFLLREKVGIPRWVATAVGFGGTMIVLRPGIAEITTGHMLLIASSILMAMSIVSIKMLARTEPPERIVAYMVILFTPVSLIPALFVWEWPSLNAWFWLFVVAGAGTFAHIAFTRALSKADASAVMPLDFMRLPATAVIGYLAFSEIPDVWTFAGAIVIFVSSIYIARRESLDRKKTPVDPAAAL comes from the coding sequence GTGGCCTCGGTCCGCCACGTCTCGAGCGAAGTTGCGTCGTTCGAGGTTGTCTTTTTTCGCAACCTACTCGGGATTGTCGTGATCGGCCCCATCGTGGCCCGGCGCGGCCTCGGTTTTCTGCGCACGACCCAACTCAAACTGTTCGGCTGGCGGGCTGCCTTCGGCCTGGGTTCGATGTTCATGTGGTTCTACGCGATTACCGTGACGCCGATTGCTGAAGCGGTTGCGCTCAGCTTTACCTCGCCGCTGTTTGTCACGGTCGTCGCCGTCTTTCTGCTGCGCGAGAAAGTCGGCATCCCGCGGTGGGTGGCGACAGCGGTTGGGTTCGGCGGCACCATGATCGTGCTGCGGCCGGGCATCGCCGAGATCACCACCGGGCATATGCTGTTGATCGCCTCGTCGATTCTGATGGCGATGTCGATCGTCTCGATCAAGATGCTGGCACGCACCGAACCGCCCGAGAGAATCGTCGCCTATATGGTGATCCTGTTCACCCCGGTATCGCTGATCCCCGCCCTATTCGTATGGGAATGGCCGAGTCTGAACGCCTGGTTCTGGCTGTTCGTGGTCGCCGGTGCGGGAACTTTCGCCCATATCGCCTTCACCCGCGCGCTCAGCAAAGCCGATGCATCGGCGGTGATGCCGCTCGATTTTATGCGGTTGCCCGCGACCGCGGTCATCGGCTATCTCGCCTTCTCGGAAATCCCGGATGTTTGGACGTTCGCGGGCGCGATCGTCATCTTCGTCAGTTCGATCTATATCGCCCGGCGCGAAAGTTTGGACCGCAAAAAGACGCCGGTCGACCCGGCCGCGGCCCTCTAG
- a CDS encoding DMT family transporter — protein MIRQGLRYWGGLAPNTRGVIWALLAAVFMSVMAVLIKFMSGQLSSFEVAWFRASFGLLVILPFVWRAGGIAAIRTKRIGMHGLRGVLGAMAMMSGFYAVAHLPLALATSLSFAKPLFMVPLAIVFLHEIVRARRWTATIVGFVGVVIAIRPTGAIESAALFSLFSALMVALTMIVTKFFSDTERPTTMIFYAGVFGSVFTLIPAIVVWQTPTLAQFAFLLLIGAVGTMGANCMIRSLTAGEATLVGPIEYVRIIFSALFGFLIFAEVPTLWMAAGSIIIVGSTIYISVREARLGKVKPPDTDHL, from the coding sequence ATGATTCGACAGGGCCTGCGCTATTGGGGCGGCCTTGCACCGAACACCCGTGGCGTGATCTGGGCCCTACTGGCCGCCGTCTTCATGTCGGTCATGGCCGTTCTGATCAAGTTTATGAGCGGACAGCTTTCGAGCTTCGAAGTGGCTTGGTTCCGGGCCAGTTTTGGATTGCTGGTGATCCTTCCCTTTGTCTGGCGGGCCGGCGGAATTGCGGCAATCCGAACCAAAAGGATCGGCATGCACGGCTTGCGCGGCGTGCTTGGCGCGATGGCGATGATGTCGGGATTTTACGCGGTAGCGCATCTGCCGCTTGCGCTCGCGACCTCGCTGAGTTTCGCCAAACCGTTGTTCATGGTGCCGCTGGCGATCGTGTTTCTCCACGAGATCGTCCGCGCCCGGCGATGGACCGCGACGATCGTCGGGTTCGTGGGCGTGGTGATCGCCATTCGCCCAACGGGCGCGATTGAATCGGCGGCACTGTTCTCACTATTCAGCGCGCTTATGGTCGCGCTCACAATGATCGTGACCAAATTCTTTTCGGACACCGAACGGCCGACGACCATGATCTTCTATGCCGGTGTCTTTGGGTCGGTATTTACGTTGATCCCGGCCATCGTTGTTTGGCAAACGCCGACGCTCGCCCAGTTCGCCTTTCTTTTGTTGATCGGGGCCGTCGGGACCATGGGTGCCAATTGCATGATCCGGTCGCTGACGGCGGGCGAGGCGACATTGGTCGGGCCGATCGAATATGTGCGGATCATTTTTTCCGCATTGTTCGGGTTTCTGATCTTCGCCGAAGTACCTACGCTTTGGATGGCGGCGGGATCGATCATTATCGTCGGGTCGACCATTTACATCTCGGTCCGCGAAGCGAGGTTGGGAAAGGTGAAGCCGCCCGATACGGATCATCTTTAG